A single genomic interval of Penaeus chinensis breed Huanghai No. 1 chromosome 23, ASM1920278v2, whole genome shotgun sequence harbors:
- the LOC125037678 gene encoding uncharacterized protein LOC125037678 has protein sequence MFKTTLERTSTLRTSLSLIGVFLALEVGKQLSNFGLMKTPREKRPLSPSLLVVLVEVIKMVVVVACQQVSRDSPKPWRASLKFAIPALCYLVNNFLYLNALAVTSPPVWLVLIQTRTLFTALAYKFVFGRELRWKQGLGCVLVVSSIVLTKLASLREDRNTISSALLVRSQVSALLSSTASLTIEVYHLERLNIEEVAQEYAESLESSDFRRCYVDWDAKETGTLKSDVSSDVDFMSHSYTGGNLFPRKI, from the exons ATGTTTAAGACGACTCTCGAGAGGACATCAACTCTACGGACATCGCTCTCCCTAATTGGCGTCTTCCTCGCGCTGGAG GTCGGCAAGCAACTCTCCAACTTCGGCTTAATGAAAACTCCAAGGGAAAAACgacccctgtctccctctcttctggtCGTACTCGTGGAGGTCATCAAAATGGTGGTCGTGGTAGCGTGCCAG cAGGTATCACGTGACTCCCCCAAACCATGGCGGGCATCTTTGAAATTCGCGATTCCAGCTCTGTGTTATCTCGTCAATAACTTCCTTTATCTCAACGCCCTTGCTGTCACGTCGCCGCCCGTGTGGCTGGTGCTCATACAGACGCGCACGCTCTTCACTGCGTTGGCTtataaa tTCGTGTTCGGACGTGAGCTGCGATGGAAGCAAGGCCTGGGCTGCGTCCTGGTGGTGTCCAGCATCGTCCTGACCAAGCTCGCGTCGCTGAGGGAGGATCGGAACACCATTTCGAGCGCCCTCCTTGTCCGGTCGCAGGTGTCCGCTCTGCTCTCGTCCACAGCGTCTCTTACGATTGAG GTGtatcatctcgagaggctcaataTTGAAGaagtggctcaggagtatgca GAGAGTTTAGAGAGCAGCGACTTCAGGCGTTGCTATGTAGATTGGGACGCCAAGGAGACAGG GACATTAAAATCTGACGTTTCATCAGATGTCGATTTTATGAGTCATTCATATACAGGCGGTAATCTGTTCCCGAGGAAGATATGA